The Novipirellula aureliae genome segment AATGAACACAAAACATCCAATGTAAGAAATCTTTCAAAAAAGCGGCCAGTCGCCACTGGACAAACCACGGACTTCATAGTCGCCGACGATAACCGCGTCGGCCAGATTAACGCTTAGATGACCGCAAACCGTCGTGGCCGACTGCGGTTCATCGTTTGGTTATCCGGTATCCTATCGCGTCCAAGGTGAGGTAGATACTTTGAGTTAGCAAGTCTTCGATACGCGAGACGGAACAACGACACCAAAACGATTTCAACTAAAAGTGCAACTAGAAGATCGAAAGCGTAGTATGTCACAAGGTCAAGCAGCGCATTAGCAGAATCGGTGATGTTATCACGCAACCAGTAGATCAATTCTCTTGGACAGAGGAATTCGCTCGGGAAAGTCCCGAAAACAGAACCGGCGACAACCGCCCGCAATGCAGACTCAGTAGATGAACTGGACCTGAGAAGCAGATGGCTAACGAGAAAAAGAGGAATCGAGTAAACCGCTACACTGAATAGGCGAAAAGCGAGAAACGCTGGCTCTGGATCCAGCCAAGTGAGCATTGAACCGAACCCGCCGGAAACCAGGTGCCACACAACAGTGAAGATGGTGGTATAGGAAAACGAATTGCATTCTATCCGGGGACCAGGCGTGGAAAGGTCTTGATCAATGGTTGACGTTTTTCGCCTGGTCCACGGATAGAATGTGCGTTGAACTTTGTCGTGCAGACCGCTTACGTTGGCAATCCGCTTAAAACGATTCTAACATAAAGTCGGTGTTCGGACACATTCCCGCAAAGTACAACTGCTCAGCAGGGGGCACGGGTGGACGCTTCATTGCACTTTCTACCGCACATTCCGCATACCAGTCCTCATAACCGATGCCATACTCGCGGTCTAAGTACTCACACAGCTCCTTGTAGTCACTCTCGGCGTACCAGTCGGGACAATCATCGTGCAGATGATTGAGTAGCTTGTCCCAAGACGGCTTCGGGATTTCACCGATCAACCGAAGCGACGGATGGTCACACTTTGAACAAGGGATCGTAGACTCCTCCTCGCAGCGTTCGCCAATCGAGCCGTCTTCGCTCTCGCGGTGATGAGTGACTCCGATCGCCTCAAGTGAGCGACGACAACGGTCCAAATACTTTGTCCTTTTGTTATTGGACCAACCACCAAAGTAACGTGTTTTCGTCAATTGCTCCGGTTGAATATGCAGACACCAGCGTCGAATGAACTCCGTCGTTTGAAGCGTTACAGGGACCTGCTCCCGCTCGCCTCCCGTCCGAACCCCTTCGCGGGCCAGAAACGTTACCTGCTTCGAATCGGCAGCGGTGATCCTTGAATCGCTGATCGGACCACCGGTCAGGTAACGCGTCAGATAGCGGACCACTTGTTCGGCACTGCTGCTTTTGGTCGGCGGCGGTTGGATGAAGCTGACCCAATCGACTGATTCTAGTTTGTCACAGAACTCTTTAAATACTTGCGGATCTTGCAGCGGGGCGAATTTGCCGCTGAGCTTCAATTCGCCCTTTTTGTAAAGGCGTTTCAAATGGGCGATCGCAAACTTGCGAAAGCTTTCACGCAACGCTTCGGCTTTCACGAGGTAATACCCATCACTGTTGGCCGTCTCCGGAGGAGCTTCGGCTTCTTTCCAATCGTCACTCGATAAACTCGGCCCGGCACCAGGAACCAAAGCGTGAACGTGCCAGTGGGAATCAAGCCGTTGGTTCCAAGTGTGCAACACCATCATCGACGCGGGGTCATAATCCTGCTGGCCGCGAATCGTTTTGCGAAGACTTTTCCAAGCCGACGCGAAGAGCAAGTCCGCGATCGGTTCTCGATTAGCAAGTGCCAGCTCCGATAAGTTACTTGGCAGGGTGAAAACGACCTGGTAATACGTGACTTTGTCAAGGATCAGTTGCTCGGCACGAGCGGCGAAGTCGTAACGTTTGCGGCCGCTACACTGGGGACAGTTGCGGTCGCCGCAAGAGTGATAAACTTCGCTCTCGTCGCCACACCCGTCACACTGATACTGTTTACCGCCGAGAGCCCGTGTACGGCAAAGCGATAACTTTGCCAACGTACTTTGCACTTGAGGGCACGCGCCGGAGCCGGCGAACTGACGGACGTACGCAGCCGATCCTTTGCGTAATAGTTGAGCAACCGTTAGCTTTGCGAGGAGTTCGTCTTGTCTCCCGTCTCCCCGCTCCCGTTCTCTTCGGCTGGTTTGTAGGTCGGCAACTGCTTCACCGGCAACCAGTCCAGCGGGCTGGGGACGCTGATCAGGTGTTCGCGGCGACAATGCAGATAGATCATCGTCGTCGTGAAGCTGGCGTGACCAAGCAGGCGGCTGATCGTCAACAAGTCCACGCCCGCTTCGAGAAGTCCGGTCGCGTAGGAATGTCGAAAAGTGTGCGGCGTGACATTTTTCTTGATCTTCGCCAGCTTCGCCGATACCTTGATCGCCTTGAGGATCGACGTGTCGCAGTAGGTCGACCCCGGTTTCTTGCCGGGAAATAGAAGCGACGGCGGCTTGTACTGTATCCAGTACTCTCGCAACTCTTTGAGCAACCTTGGCGAGAGCGGAACTTGTCGTTGTTTGGCTCCCTTGCCGTGGGTAATGTGGATCTGCATCCGCTTCGAATCGATGTCCTCGATCCTCAAGTTGGCTGCTTCGGAGAACCTCATCCCGGTCGCATAGAGGGTCGTGATGAAGGTTCGTTGTTCATTGAGATTGCAGTAGAATTCATGAGGCTTCTTTCGCATGTATTGTCGAACCACGATGTCCAAATTGTTGGTTACGACCATTAACACCAAGTGAGCGAATCCTCGTGATTCAGCTCGTTTATTACATCGAGAGAAGCCATTTTCGTTTAAAAATCTAATGAGTCCACCTAAGAGTATGTGCACGGGAGCACGGCTTGCGGCGTTTTTCGCAATGGATAGTCAACCTTCCGTGCCCCGTGATGTCTGACGTTATCGGATTGATGCGCTGTAGTCGTTGCCGCAATTGGTGCGTGGTAGTTGATGCCGCAATTGGTGCGCTGTAGTTGTTCGGTCGATGCGGATGCTCGCATCCAAACCGCTGTACTTGCTTGGTTGAATCCTGCCCCGAAACCCCAACTACCAAAACTTGCTCGGTCGACTGTTGTCGGAAACCCCGACTGCAATGGTTGCTCGGTCGATGGTTGCTCGGTCTCGCTTCGGTCGGCTACAATGATGTTTTAACGTTCGTCGATTTAGACAACTTTATCGGCGATTCCCATACTGATCCGATAACAATCCGATGAACCGCAGTCGGCCACGAGCGTTTACTCTGTGGTCAGCGTTAATCTGGCCGACGCGGTTATCGTCGGCGTTCCCCGAATGAATTATTTCTCATGGCCGTACCGCGAAAGATTGCTTTGACGCTGCTAGTTGGCATGGTCTTCACGACGAGCTTTTCCGGCGCGGCGTATTCACAATCGACCAAAATTAACTTCGCCGATCACACGCTGCGTGTATTGAACGAATGGACATCGACGAACAACGCCAATGGTGATTTGGTCGTCACACCGCACGGCTACGAGAAGGCCAACGGAATGCACAAGCTTGTAGTTCGAACAGAGCCGACGGAAGGACGGGCGAATGTTGCTGATGCGATAGCGCAACTGAAAAACGATCTGGATCCAAAACGGATACTGAAAGAAGGAGAGCTTGGCATCTTTAAATATCCGACGAAATGGATCGTCGTTGACAAAGCGCCATCCGATAATTTGACACTCATGCGATTTGTAAGTTCTACGGATGGCAGCATGGTCACAATGGACTTCAGTCTATCGCGTGAACGTTGGAAGCATTGCCTATCCACCGCTATCAAAACTGCCCAAACTCTTGACCGCTAACGTCGTTCGATCGCGGGGAACCATCGCGTGCACCCGAGCACGCGAGTCGGGCGGTTTTGAAATTGAGAATCTTTCGCGCGTGCCGGGTGACGCGTACCGTTCCCCGACTTGCGAAGATCGATGATGACAAGCAAGCCGCAAGGTTCTTCAGGCATCGCTGAACTTGACGATGCACTTAATTCACTCGGAACTGCGACGTCACGTGACCATTACCACGAGTTGCTCGGCGAACTTAGACCGTTGGTCGTGGCGCACCTCGACGCCATAGTGGAATCGTTCGACAACGTTGACTTCCCACGCTTTGCTGTGCTTTGGTCCTTAATTGGCGTCACTTCATCTGATGCGATCACCGTCATGTCCCGCGGAATCGCGGACCCTGACAAATACAACCGATGGGCCGCGTCAGAAGCTTTAGCGAAATGTGACACGCCGGAATCTACCGATTTGCTTGTGAACGCGCTGCGAGATCGTTCAAGTCTCGTGAAGGGTGTCGCCGTAACCGCAATGAAACGGCTACGTCCGTTGTCTGCGTTGCCCCAACTCCGTAAAATTGCGGCTTCACGATTTCAGCAGACCCATTCTCCCGGTACTGTGACCGCCGCGTTGACGGCCATCGAACTGATCGAAAACGACGGGGAACCATCGGATGCACGTGAGTCGCCGAGTTGAGTTTATTGAAGTGGAAAGTCGTTCGCGGCGACCACGTGATCCGTACCGTTCGTCCTATGAAGAGATTCGCATGCCCTCAATGACCAAGAACTCTGTGACCAGCCAAGCAGTGGTTTGGACAGGTTGCTTGCTTACATGCCTTGGACTCTATCTGGATCATACGGGATTTTTATTCTCATTAGGTGGCACGCTGTTTTCGTTCGGCATGATTCAATCCTATTTCGGAAGCGTACTCGAGATTCAAACCGCGAAACGCTTCCCGTACATCTTGCTTGGTATTCCACTTTCGCTTGGACTGTTCTATTGTGCGTGCTTGAGCTTGCGAGAACTTTCCGCTGCGTATGTGGTCGTTGCTGTTATGGTTTTATCCGCGGCACTACAATTGATCGTGTCAATGCTCACAGCAAGACTTTGGGAGCGTCGCCGTAGCCAGAATCATCTTTCAGCTAAGACAACCCGGTAACTGGAAGACGATAGACGGACGAACCATCCGATGAACCGCAGCCGGCCACGACCGTTTACTCTGTGGTCAGCGTTAATTTGGCCGACGCGGTTATCGTTGGCGTTCGCCGACATGAGATTGCTAAGCCGCTCACCGCATCATGACACAAGAGCAATCGAGTGAACTTTTCGGCAACGTGATCGCGCACCGCAACAACAATGTATTTGCCGTTGCGCTGAACATTGGAGGCGAGTGCGATGCATCTGTTCCAAGACCTGTCGCTCGCGAAGCCTTCCGGATTATCCCCGGCGATCCTGTTGCTATTCGACAATCATCACCACCACGATTGAATCGGATCGTCGGCTTTTCGCCATGCCTGTACTACAAACGCTACTGGGATGAGAACTCTGGCTGACATTGTTCCGGCTGGGGCGGATCACACTTCTTTTTCGAAGTCCATCCCGACGGATGGGTCGCTCGGCAGCTCCAAGCATTCGACAATGGCGAGCTGATTCTTTACGATGAAACGTGCGATGAGGACGAATTCGGTGGCCGATCGACCGTCCAGTTGGACGCTCGTGAATACGCTCCGTTCTTGATTGCCCGGTCTGAATTTGTCAGTAATTGGAAACCAGACCTCGCTGCCAACCGAGCCGGAAATTGCGGCGAACCATGAAATGCACGGGAGGACGGGTGGTCCGTTTTCTCGTCTGCTTGCAAGTCATTCGCCCGTCCCCCGTGATTTCTACCGTTCGCCCAACTTGTATCTGCTGATTTTTTCTGCCAGATTTATCTTCACATTACTATCCTGAACCACCAAATGCGCACCATAGCTGTCATGGGATTATTGTCGTTCATTTTCGGCTGCAATCATCCGGAAAAAGCAATTCCTGCTGTAACCATCGACCTGTTGAACTTTTCCGTTGCCGGGAACAAGGTTGGAAAGCCGGTCGCCGCGGATTCGCCGTTTGCCAGCGAATTGGCAGACTCCAGTGTGTACGCTCCGCGGGGGAAGGGGCTCGAGCTAGGGACTAATGGCGGTTTGCTCGACCGCGTCTTTGTAACGCTAGGTGAATTTGACGGAACATTTTTTGCGGAGGGAAAGCCTATGGAGTTGCACACCGCGACATCCGAACAAGACATTCGCGAACGAATTGGCGATCCCTACTGGACTGATCGGGAAGACGGTGAGGCGATCCTGTTTTACGAGTACCAAGATGGTAATGTCGAAGTTCAGTACGAGTTTCCGGACGGAATGAAACTTGGCTACATAACGATCTCACGGGCGGGCGTGCTAGCCGACCCAGAGCAACGGAAACTTTACGGTGTCGACAAGCCATGGCCCCCGCAATAGGCGAACCATCCGATGCAACCGAGCGGCGAAGTCGGGAGTTTTGAAGTGGATGATCAACCGTCGCCGCCGGCTGATCGGTAACGTTCTTGCGGTCCGTCGATTCCTAGTCGATTGTCATGGTGGTTCTCGGACGCTCGATCTCGCGTGCCGTGCCAATGAGCGCTGGCCGAACCTTCACGGCAAAGTGATTAGTGTTCGATTAGTGAAGATTAGTGTTCTCTCTTTCTGGAACACTAATCGCCATTAATCACACACTAATCGATTCGCGGTCTTGCCAATGGCCGAGTCCCAACGCTGTCGATGCGCCAGCTGATTATCGTCGGCTTGCTGATTTGCTCGGTCGATTGTTGCTCGGCCTTACTTCGGTCGGTATCTTGAGGGTTTACAGAATCGATTCAATTGGCGGGTCGTCGGCCGTACAAGCCCAGCGCAAGAACCATGTGTTGCACGCGAGTGGCGGCAACACGTTTTCGTGAAAACAGCATCGCGGGTCGCCACCGCGTGAACACCGACGTTATCGGATTGATGCGCTGGCGTTCATGCTGCAATTGGTGCGATGTTGTTGCTCGGTCGATTGATGCGCTGATGTCCCGTCTGCAATGTTTACTCGTTCGATTGTTGATATGTCTCGCTTCTATCTGCTACAATGATCGCGATACCGAATCGGGGCGAATGTGTCACCGAAGGGGTCGAAGACTGGACCGACTCTGATCCAATGCCGCCGCTTAGTTCATCCTTGAAATTCTGCGTCGCCAACATCTCGTCGATCCCCATACTGTCCGATAACCAATCGATGAACCGCAGTCGGCCACGAGCGTTTACTCTGTGGTCAGCGTTAATCTAGCCGACGCGGTTATCGTCGGCGTTCCCCGACACAATCAATTTTGCACTGCCGCAAACATGAATGCTGACGACTTCGCGATGCTCTGCAAAACCGAGAAAAATGCGATTCTCAGCTCCTACTTTGACGCGACGTCTGACACTGCGGTCGCACGAATGATCGCGGCCATGGGCCTTGAACCGAAACAAACGGCCGACCTCCGCACAACGATAGACGGAGTGCTGACCGATGCAATGTACACGTTGCTCGTAGCAATCGATGGTGGTGCCTCGCTCGGCGGCGTTCAACAACCGTATGACCTCCGTGACCAAACTGGAGAGGCAATTTCGGGCGATGGTGAACTCGAAGCAGCGGCGTTTGAACACTTCCACGAACACTAGCTCAATCAATTGCGTCTGCACGTCGGTAGTCGATTGCGACGGATTTGCTGGCGGTCGTCTCACTCGGTATGATCGCTTTACGTCGATCGTATTGGCTGACGTTTGCTCCGCTGCCGGGCGGGGAACCATCCGATGCAACCGAGCGGCGAAGTCGGGCGTTTTCGAGGTGGTTGATCTTCCGTCGCCGCCGGCTGATCGGTAACGTTCTGTCACTCAAGAATGATCCCTGAACTATGTCGTCTGAAGAATCTGTCGCCTCATCGATTGGCGAAATGGTCAGCTTCTTCATTCCGCACTGCGAGGATCTATCGACGCTGTACGAATTGAAGTCCATGGCCGCAGACAGCACGAAATGGCGGAAAGCACACGACCTATTCGATCGTATCCGCAACAAAACGCTCTGTGCCGACAAGACCAATGACCGAATGCTTCAGCACCAATACAGCTTCGAAGAAATCTGCGCGAAAACCTTATACAATCTATCGGGCTACCCTGCACCATTCGATGATGATTCACCGTTTTGGGTGATCCCGATCGCCGTAGCGTTTGCTCAACAACTTGGCGTAGACGATCCGTGCTGCGTGTCGTCATTGCTGAGGCCACCTGCATCCACACAATGAAACGCGACAGAACAATAGGATGAACGGGAGGGCTCGGCGCGGTCGGTCTTGAAGTTAGAGTCCTCTCCTCGCCCCCCGTTATCCCGGTCGTTCCCCGACTGAAGCATGAAAACGCGACTCGCCGTTCTAGCAATTGTTGTGCTGCTGGGAACACTCGCGTTCGTCACTCGCTCATGCGGTATCTGGCCGTTTAACGGTGTCGTTGTCGCCATCAACAACGTCGGTTCGATCGACTACGAATCCTGTGTGGTCAACGTGACCGGACGTTCGTACGACCTTGGAACGCTACCTGTTGATGCCACACTGACGACCAACGTATCGCCGACCGGCGAGACTCACGTTGAACTTGACCTTACGGAATATGACGGATCGCAACACCATCTCGTTGTAGACTGTTACTTTGAGCGCCGTGGGTATTCCGGTACGATTACGGTTGATCTCGGTG includes the following:
- a CDS encoding HEAT repeat domain-containing protein, which gives rise to MMTSKPQGSSGIAELDDALNSLGTATSRDHYHELLGELRPLVVAHLDAIVESFDNVDFPRFAVLWSLIGVTSSDAITVMSRGIADPDKYNRWAASEALAKCDTPESTDLLVNALRDRSSLVKGVAVTAMKRLRPLSALPQLRKIAASRFQQTHSPGTVTAALTAIELIENDGEPSDARESPS
- a CDS encoding translation initiation factor IF-1; translation: MTQEQSSELFGNVIAHRNNNVFAVALNIGGECDASVPRPVAREAFRIIPGDPVAIRQSSPPRLNRIVGFSPCLYYKRYWDENSG
- a CDS encoding tyrosine-type recombinase/integrase, whose protein sequence is MVVTNNLDIVVRQYMRKKPHEFYCNLNEQRTFITTLYATGMRFSEAANLRIEDIDSKRMQIHITHGKGAKQRQVPLSPRLLKELREYWIQYKPPSLLFPGKKPGSTYCDTSILKAIKVSAKLAKIKKNVTPHTFRHSYATGLLEAGVDLLTISRLLGHASFTTTMIYLHCRREHLISVPSPLDWLPVKQLPTYKPAEENGSGETGDKTNSSQS
- a CDS encoding IS91 family transposase, translated to MVAGEAVADLQTSRRERERGDGRQDELLAKLTVAQLLRKGSAAYVRQFAGSGACPQVQSTLAKLSLCRTRALGGKQYQCDGCGDESEVYHSCGDRNCPQCSGRKRYDFAARAEQLILDKVTYYQVVFTLPSNLSELALANREPIADLLFASAWKSLRKTIRGQQDYDPASMMVLHTWNQRLDSHWHVHALVPGAGPSLSSDDWKEAEAPPETANSDGYYLVKAEALRESFRKFAIAHLKRLYKKGELKLSGKFAPLQDPQVFKEFCDKLESVDWVSFIQPPPTKSSSAEQVVRYLTRYLTGGPISDSRITAADSKQVTFLAREGVRTGGEREQVPVTLQTTEFIRRWCLHIQPEQLTKTRYFGGWSNNKRTKYLDRCRRSLEAIGVTHHRESEDGSIGERCEEESTIPCSKCDHPSLRLIGEIPKPSWDKLLNHLHDDCPDWYAESDYKELCEYLDREYGIGYEDWYAECAVESAMKRPPVPPAEQLYFAGMCPNTDFMLESF